TCATAATCACAAGTCGACTAAATTCAACATCGCCTCAGAAATTAACTTAGAAATAATACGTATTTTGTCAAATCATATACTGGAAGTGTTCTAAACCTCCAGGCAAAGAGAACAAGTATCGTACAATAGCATTCATCCACGTTTGCTAATATGcatcgtttttttcttcttaaaggACCATCCACGACTTCTACAAGCAGGAAGATTAAAGATCGAACTGCgttgtatatttatttcaatCCTTAATCAAAATCATGAGGAATTATTACCAACGGAGTAATGCTACCTCGTTTCAAGTCGGCTTTTCCACCTCACGTCAAAGTGCAGTCTCACTACGCTATCCACTTCCTGGTCTATTCTGCTTTAGCCCCGCCTCTTGGCCTATCACAGCACGCAAATTAAGATCGGCGGCAAGAAAGGCCAATCACGGCAGGGTTTGTGTCCAATGCCTTGGGAATGTAAATACTACTgtgtaatattcattcattctctgtacagtgtatcctcacaagtgtcgcagGGGGAGCTGCGGGGGGGTGTGTTATCATTCTTTTGCTATGTGATAGCATTTCCCCATAACAGCTCAAAGAATTCATCCTTCACTTCATGATAAGAGAAGTCGTTAGTAGAGAAAGTGTGGATTAAtcttattatttatgttttttcaaTGTCAAAGTGACATATCCAAGGTCATTCGATGTAGGACCCACGTTTTATAGTAAAGTCAAGTTATACTATAACTGCATGGCATTTAGTTCATTAAATACTGTTAATCACAGTATTGGGTGGCATATTGATTCACTCACTGGCTTATCTCGCTCACATTTAGTCACACTCATTCTTGGatagtatttatttatgcaAATATTGTTGTTGCTGATGAAATTATAACTGTTTATATGAGGCACAAGAGCGATGCTGTGACGTTTTATGCAAGCAGTCTGATTGGTTAAGACTCCGTTACGTCATAATAATGGGACACTTTTTCTGAAGTAGCAAAAGCAAGACAGGTAGCACTAATCCATTTTCAACCTCCCACACCGATGTAGCATCGATAAAAAACGTTTCATCTATGTAGCAAAAGGTCCGATAGGTTCTGGCTAAGGACACGAAATCTGACCGCGTCTTTCATTTTGGTTCCAATGGAAGAAGTAGGTGGAGAAAACGGGGCAAAAGGGGGCGCTTCCGGTGTGACAGCATGATAAGTCTCGTACAGTGACGCGTGCATGCTGGCGGAGGTTAAAAATgtggaatattttctttttttatccttCTGGGTTCAGACTTGTGATTTTAGAGTGAAACATTACAAattatagacgtttttttttcatttgaagtgCCTAAACGAATTCTGCCCTGAAGGTAAGACTTTCTGTCTGATGTCATTACcctgttgttattattaatattatttttatgtatgttgCCTTTATTTTATAATAGCAATTTCCTATGAATCGTTTTATTGAGGGGGAAACTTCATTAGAATGTGTCCCTacatttcttttgttgttgctttaccTTAATTTCTGTGAGACAAAAGTATGtaaaattactgtattttgggCTTTCAGTCCTTTTTTACGTGGGTTATTGTAGGATTTGGGTTGTTTGTCCAAAGAATCCACAAAAGcattcaaagacaaaaaaaatggaaaccagAGATTTTCCAATGTGACGTGTAGCGTGCTCTCCTTAATTAGCCAGGACACTAATTCCTTCACATGCCTCTTTTTCAATCTTTTATTGCTTTCAAGCAATGGAGGCCCAAGACGAGGAAAGAATGTGTGGGAAACTGAGGTCGGCCTGCAGTCTTTACAATTACAAGCTGAGGGACGTCTTCACATGGCGAGTACTTGGAATGCAGGCGTGTTTTTCTTGGAACATCATCCAGAGTAGCCCTGTTGATCCTCGTGAATTCTCTGCTCTCCAGGGATTTGCTGAAGACCTTAGTCATGGGCCAGGTCTTGTCCTTGATGATCTGCGGCACGGCGGTAACCTGCCAGTATCTTGCCAACGCTGGCGCGGAGACGCCCATGTTACAGAGTTTTCTCAACTATGCCCTGCTCCTGCTCGCCTATACCACCATCCTCTGCACCTACAAAGGTATACACACAATGTTCAtcgggatttatttatttttttttacaagaaaaaactttttttttttaaattcgcaGAGGAGCAAAACATCCTGCAGGTGCTTAAAACCAAGTGGTGGAAGTACCTGCTAATGGGTCTGGCTGATGTGGAGGCTAACTACACAGTGGTGATGGCCTACCGCTACACCACGTTGACCAGCATCCAGGTGGGAGACAACAGTAGTTGGTTTAGTAACACCAACATGGATGTTTGGGATTAGTGGAAATTCTCCCCTGCtcgtttaaataaatatttaaagacGCATGAACTTGGACTTGTTTTAAATGCTCATGTTTTGACGGCGTTAGACCTGTCAAGGGCAGCTATTGAATATTTTAGTGGAAAATTTTGGTCTCTATATTGGTAGCAACCTTtattgaatagaaaaaaaacctttattgaCAATATATCaaatgttcatttgcccctcctagtcaaaatgaattggaggtCTAGTGCCGTCATTGGCTACCGTTGACTTAACTGTTTTAATGGAAAATTTTGGAaaccttttttttgcagttgttgGACTGCTTTGTGGTACCGGTACTGATGGTCATGTCCTGGTTCCTGCTGAAAACCCGCTACAGGCCGCTGCACTACATCGCTGTGAGCGTGTGCCTGCTAGGCGTGGGCGCCATGGTGGGTGCTGACGTCCTGGCCGGAAAAGATCCGGGCTCCGGTAAGCGGGTCTTTTTTTCATCGTATCCGCATTGAATCGATGCTTTAAATTAACGTTATGTCTCCGCAGACAGTGATGTGGTGCTGGGCGACAGTTTGGTGCTGATCAGTGCTGTCCTCTATGCTGTGTCCAACATGTGCCAGGAATTCACAGTGAAGAGCAGGAGCCGGGTGGAGTTTTTGGGGATGATGGGCTTATTTGGGACCATCATCAGTGGGATTCAGCTGTGAGTTTTATGCCCCACAAATTCCTTTGATGGTTTTTCTTGGCTTGCtttatgtttttaatgtatTGCATTGTACTTAAAACCCTAAGCTGAGCACATTTTCCTCTGCAGGGCCGCACTGGAAATTGGTGCAGTCAAGAAAATCAAATGGAACTTTCACATCGGTAAGCTAACTCTGTTTGACCTCCTACTAGTATTTCTACATGAGTAAATACAGACTTGTAATTGTCCTGTTTTGCCCTAACCAATctcttgtgttgtttttgtgtggTGCAGCCATGCTGTTCGTCCTCTACATGCTGTGCATGTTTGCCCTTTACAGCTTCATGCCGGTGGTGGTGAGGAGGACCAGCGCCACCGCCGTCAACCTCTCGCTGCTCACCGCTGACCTTTTTAGCCTCTTCTGTGGCTTCTTGCTCTTCCACTACACGGTAAAGAGCCTTGTCTGGTTTCATTTACATTGATAGTGAGCTAGACTATTTTATTTGTTAGAGCTGGGCATCAAAATGATTCGATGTCTTTTGTCGTCATTGTGAGACAATGAGAACTTATTCACTGTGCGATGAATCGCATTCCGTACAGTAGTAGTCATTCAAAAGTAGTGTTCTTTTCCAAATGTACGGACATATTGATGAAATATCAATTTATATGAACTCACAATGAGTTATTGCAAAATAATTATCTGTAGTGCCTCCATCGTTTTGTCCCTTTTTAACAATGAATATGTTCTATTCCAGTTTTCTCCGCTGTACATCATAGCGTTCACACTCATCATGGTGGGCTTCATCACCTTCAACGCCGTGCCCACCCGCACAGCTCACCCCGAGCCCGTCTCTGGGGACCCCTCGGACCAGGATGCCCAGAGCGCTTCGGACCGTTTGTTGCCCGCTGACTCAACCGGGCAAAGTCACGTGACGGTGGGCTCTGCGCTATGACCgcagaaaaaaagtctttcttTTCTAAGAAAAGCATCTCAAGTCAAGTCTGTCGTGCTGTTACAAGAACAGGCAAAGTATGTTGTTGACCTTCATTTTGGGAAGGCGACATGTTATTGGATTCAAATGTTACTGCGGACATTTCACAATCCACAACCTTTCTGCTGTTTTATATCCTTTCCTTTAATAATTTCACTTATCATAATTAATTTTATAGTTTCGCTGCATATTCTTACTGGGAATTGATTTTAACGTTCTCTTTTTAATACAACCAAATACAATCTCttgccaaaaagtatttttttctcctgtaCAATTGCGACTTTACGTATTTATTTGGAAATTTCATTTGAATGTAAGTTGTTACAAAATAGCCAGAGATTTGTTGTTTGATTCTTTAAAGTTGCCTTTTGCTTTTCCCAAAATATGTTTACTGCTGATATAATTCATATTCGCAATATTGTCAGCTGCTCAACTAAAGtgcattagttttttttcactgttttgTTGAATCAATCCTTTTATTCACCCTGATCAGGTGTATTTTTAATTGCGCTTTTGGAAAGAATGTGGCAAAATACTGCTGTTGGTGTACttaatcatatttaaaaatgtttaccttTGTATACCtcttaaaaatattacaaatgtaGAAACCTGAAAATGGGACCGGCGCCTTTTTATCctgtcaaaaatgtttactgTATCTTTTGTTTAAACTAAataaactgatttaaaaaaatatctttttcagAAACCAATTTTCAGTAGCAAAAGGCCTGTCTTAAAATACGACTACAGTATTTTATTCTGAAGGAATACTCACCACCCATGTCACGTAAGGATCGCCTCACTGCAGTCTGGCGCCCCCTTCCGGCTTCATTGTCACACAACGGCGTCGTCATGGAGGCGAAACGGACGTCTGCAGCCGAGTGACGGGGGAGTGACACAAAACCGCACGTCGTCTGTTTAGCCTTGCACCCCCTTTGAAAGATTATATATTccagggtggaaaaaaaaggtaagatccTCTTTTTTTAGACGTATTTTCTGACGCGCTGTTGACCTTGCAACGCCGCGGACGATTGCGGATTATGCAAATGCGACGATTTGCGAATCGGGTGGCAGATGATCGCTTGACCGTTGTCGATCATTTGCTCACGTGTATTTTGGCGAAGAGGAGACAAAAGGCAAATGAGAGTGGTCGCGCCTTCATGGTTGCGCACCTCGGACAGTTCCTCGGATGCAGGCCCGCCCGCAGCGGTGGGCGGAAGCCGGGCTAGTACGGAACAGCACTCCAAAACAGCACCACGCATTTTCTTATTGATAAAATTCCTTTTGAAGGGGAACTCTAATTCATTTTCAAGAAATTAATATGACCCCTTTTGTCGTCAGTGGCAAGCAAATCGtaatcatgcattttttttctatcaagattcattcattagctgccattcacGACGATAAACGTCCGAATCATTTGAGGTGGCTTTTctttcgctgccaaccctcccaattcaaatggattggacgtactagtgtcaaactcattccaaTTCACTGAAAATTATGGAATGAGCATCGTGATTGGAAATTTAGTCGTATgcctatttatttttgtatttttttaagccaaATGTTCACGTATGAGTGCTTCATCGTGTATATTTTGCACTATGTTGTCATTGCAGGTCAACCCCGGACAGCAAATCCAGTGAAAAGGACAGCAAGCATCATGAAGAACTTTCTGAGGTAAGACGAGTCTCCATTTGATCTGTTGGTGGAACTCATTTAGGACGGTGTTTAgacagaaaaatgaaatgaattccCAGCATTccagttggcagctctgcattgaAAGTTCCCGAGCGCCAAAATGATGTCAAAGCAATGCTTTAAAAAGATCCTTTTTCCCCCTCCCCTTCAGGGTTTTGACCCAGTTCTTCGTGTTCCTCTACTGCAAATGTTTATGGAGAGGCCTGAAGTTCACGGTGCGCAAGTTGACGGGACGCTGCGAGCTACAGCGGATCtgctacaacaacaaacacgGCGCCCGCAGGACCCTCAAGATCGGTGCCATCCCGCGCCCCGCCGCCGACCTCTTGAAGAATATCCTATCTTGTCATTTCTTAATTTGTGTACTTTCCTTACAGAATCGTCTATGAGGTACTCCAAAAAAGAGGTATAACTATTCAAGTGCCATCGCTAAAGATGTCGGCTTTTTGAATAGAAAGCTAcaacgttgttttttttgcagcttCTGCAGTCCGCCCTCAGCGTCCATCCCGACAAAGTGGAGAAAACAATTGAGGACATCATGGTCCTGAAGAAGATCAACCCTGATACCAACCCTCAGTAAGCCCCCTGCCGAGTGTTTATCGGCCTGCagaaaattttgaaaatatcagcgcacaaaagaatcttaaattcggtctacattctgttgcatttctcaTATTTAACACAAGATGGAGTTAGTCACTAAAACGGTGCTTTGTCATTATTTCCAATTATTGTAGAAAACTGTAGAATTAGAACGATCGCTGTCAGTCCTCCcaatc
The nucleotide sequence above comes from Stigmatopora argus isolate UIUO_Sarg chromosome 22, RoL_Sarg_1.0, whole genome shotgun sequence. Encoded proteins:
- the LOC144068300 gene encoding solute carrier family 35 member F2-like, with protein sequence MEAQDEERMCGKLRSACSLYNYKLRDVFTWDLLKTLVMGQVLSLMICGTAVTCQYLANAGAETPMLQSFLNYALLLLAYTTILCTYKEEQNILQVLKTKWWKYLLMGLADVEANYTVVMAYRYTTLTSIQLLDCFVVPVLMVMSWFLLKTRYRPLHYIAVSVCLLGVGAMVGADVLAGKDPGSDSDVVLGDSLVLISAVLYAVSNMCQEFTVKSRSRVEFLGMMGLFGTIISGIQLAALEIGAVKKIKWNFHIAMLFVLYMLCMFALYSFMPVVVRRTSATAVNLSLLTADLFSLFCGFLLFHYTFSPLYIIAFTLIMVGFITFNAVPTRTAHPEPVSGDPSDQDAQSASDRLLPADSTGQSHVTVGSAL